DNA sequence from the Antennarius striatus isolate MH-2024 chromosome 3, ASM4005453v1, whole genome shotgun sequence genome:
aattGAAGCCTTTTTAATTCCACATTAAATctgattatgtttttttttaatcaaatttttatCTGaccataaaatcacattttatcaAACGTCATCATTTACCGatcatttattgattattacttCTGCGCCTACCTCTGACTTCACTGTCAGACGAGCTGCTTTTATCCTGGTAGTCTTCTTCCGGTCCAGACGGGACGTCGACCTCAGGCTGTCCCGGGTCAGAGTGGAGCGGTGCCGGGTCGGAGTCAGGCCCGCAGTCCGCTAAGATGTCCCGGATGAGGAACGAGGACCCGGCGGCGCGGGGCCGGAGCAGCCGCAGGTGAGCGGGCAGCGCCGCAGCCTCCGGCCGGGGAGCGGGCTGTCTTTGCTGGGGATGAGCTGCCGATCCCGGCGGGAGCTCTTGGTAGTCTGACCGGGGGAAGAGCGCGCCGGGCGGTCCGAGGGAGAGCAGCGAGTCGATGCGGAACCTGGAGGAGGAAACCTCCATGTCCGTCCGGACTCAGGTGAGGCGAtcaggtgaggatgaggatgaggatgaggaggaacaTCAGGAGACGTCCGGAGAAGAAGAGGCAAAACTTCAGACAGAAGTTGAATTCTGACGTCAGGTTCAGCTTCAAACCAACAGAGAGAGCCTCAAGTGCAAGTTCTGTTTAAAAGAGTGACTGTAATTGATCCCGATGAATGATcggatcgatcgatcgatctggAGATGATTTtagcacagagacagagagagacaggtagagAGACCCTGAACAAATTTAATaactgctcctcctccagcttgtgtgtgtgtgtgtgtgtgtgtgtgtgtgtgtgtgtgtgtgtgtgtgtgtgtgtgtgtgtgtgtgtgtgtgtgtcttcagctCTAATCTgttgattagattattacagtaaaaatcatttttctatAGTCGCTCAGACCCTTTcataatatttatgtttatgttttaatttatgaTACACACGagtcacgtgactgattcgCTCCGTTTTTACCACTGGATGCCTGAAGTTATTCTGGTGTCTGATTGGCTCACCTGTATGTGAGCCAATTGCTTCACGTTCAGGTGAACAGGATAGAGTGACGTGATTGGACAGCGCTTGTTGACAGGTATGTAGTCATTTGTTCACAAGCTGAAGCATCTCATTTCTGCTTCGCTTAAAGTTGAAACTTAAATTTATAAAATGATGAGTTTCAGGTAACATCAAGTAACCCCtcccttttcttcttcatcaccatcttctTCTACGtcttgctattattattattattattattattattattattattattattattatattaaaataattaatatagTAAATTACAAATACATATACGTATAATTCATTAAACGTATAAGAAAAgtctttttctcctttcggcttttcccttccaGGGTTGCcacagttgcctccatctaaccccgtcttctgcatcctcttgtctcacaccaactaccttcatgtcctctttcattacatccataaacctcctcgtcggtcttcctcttggcctgctgtctggcagttcaaaactcacaATAAGTAAATTAAGTGATTaagtgaatttaaaaattaactataTTAAGTGAATTAAATCATAGGAAGTTTATTAAACTTCACTTTCTATATTTACCCTGTATTGTATATAGAGTAAAGATCTTAACACGGAGTCCTTAGTGTCTCCACCTCCCTCAGATGACCTGTTTAAACCACAGTTTGATTGGATGGAGGAACATCACACAGAGAAGTGAAGgttttaatattgatttgaTGACTTAGATGTGAATCTTCATGATGTTTCCTCATCAGGTCCAGATTGTGGGTTCGCAGACCCTGAACTCTCCTCCTGGACAGAGTCAGACCGAGGAATCCTGTACGCTCTCCGGCGAGCCTCCTCGTCCCTGAAGGTGTCCAGAGCAGGAGGAACCTGGGACGAAGAGgggatttcattattttatttgtttcagcaAACtaacagaagaagaggagaaagagaaggaaacgTCCTTTGTGGGATCCTCAGGGCTGGGTGTTGGTGGAGGAGTTAGTACCTGAGAGAACCGACTCATCTTGAAAGGAGTCTTGGTGACGGGAAGAGCTTTGCTCCTCCTCAACAGGGTGGTCCTGGTGTCTGCACTACTTCCTGCTtttacctacacacacacacacacacacacacacacacacaacacacagacagtcaCCCTTTAAACTCCTGGATCCCTCCCCTCACGGCTTTGGATcgtcagagccaatcagagctgctGACATCACACAGACAGCATGGATGCTAACTGATGCTAACGCTAGCCTCACCTTCTGCTGTCTGCAGTTGATGGTTTGACTCCTGCTCCACTGCTCCTCCAGCCAGCGCTGACCGTACTGATGAGAGAGGAGGTCTGACAGAGGCGACGGTGGCCTGATGGAATTAATATCGATCAACGTTGCATCAGtcagtaatcaataatcaaCTCTTTGCGTGTCTTTCTGACCTTGTTGGGACACCAAACGTGCTGTCAGGCACCAGAGGGGCCCTGGCCCTCTGTGGGTGAGAGGCGGGCTTGAAggtcctggccccgcccctctgggCCCGGTACTGACTCATCTCTCTGGATGTCACCAGACCGGACCGAACCGCCTCCCGGTTCAGAGACACGAAGTCTGGACGGACCGGTTGAGCAGAGGCTTCGCGTTGGGACTGAACTCTCCATCTAGACAAAACTGACGTGATAGAAGGACAATATTCATAAACTACGTCTCAAATCAGGCCCCACCGTCAAATCCTAAATTATTATAGACAGAGGATGAATGGTTGGCTgggtgtttttcattttgttaaaaaaaataatgtgttatCTAACAGAAGAGCCCTTATAGGGTAAAAGATTGCAAAACTAAAAGACCCATAAATCTAAAACAGTTAACATGAAATTGTTTGGAATTAAGCTAATGAGGCTGGCAGCTAATAGGGCAAATAAAGCTAAAAAGATGTGACTTTGTCAcatgtatttgtctttgtctttattgGTGTAAGAAATTGTAGCATCTGCTGCTCAATAAGAAGACGACTAAGAGACCTGTAGCAAGGTATATGGGAGTTGTAGTTATTAAACAAATACCATTGCTGATGGATATCTATGCGAGTTGACAATGTGACTAAAAATGGAGCAATGGTTTAATTTGTTGTCTTAGGGGATTGTAGGAAACTCGTATATAACAATTTTCAAGCATTACAAAGTTAAAGTTTCATGCTAATGttggtctgttgttgtttataaGGGGTGGGGGTCTTACCCTCTGCAACCCCTCCATCTCTGGAGTCGCTGCTGGTTCCAAAAGTGAAATCTGGACCAGGACCTGACAGACCCCTGGACCTGCTCTGGCCAAGAGGCGCCTGCACAGGAGGAagggcatcatcatcatcatcatcatggtttCACTTAAGTCTGATGCGTTCAAAGACACTGAATTTGttattgtgagtgtgtgctgcCACCCCGTGTTCACTGTAGGAATCACACCAGGTAGAGACGCGCCTCCAGCTCCTTCACGGGTAAACTACAGTACGTAAGAGGACTTTTACTCTATTTTACCGTGATGCGTTTACGTGACTCTCATGTCTTGTTTACCTTGATGAGCCGCGGATTGGACAACATCGAGTCTCTGACGACACCCAGCCTAGGTGAAGACATTCCCTCAGTCGCTGATGAAGACTGAGAACGATGAAGAGCAGAGTTACAGCAGTTATTGGTACGGTACTGTTAACAAACCACGTGACAACAGTTTAGTTTGTATACAGAAGGAAGTATTCCTCTGGAACTGAGTCCTGTTTCATGAGTATTTCCAGCCACTCACAGCAGTATGATAAATTAATACTACAAAAATATTCATTGACGTAAAAATTGTGTGCTTAAGATGATAAATTATaggaaaaagaacaagaaaacacaaccGCTCGCCACATACAcaaaatacatatatttaaCTGAGTTGTCTAAATTTATGAGAAGAAATTAAGATAATATTAAAGGCgtaaagatagaaaaaaaacttcaaaatcaTCACTCGATGTCAAATACAAATGGTCATAATCAACTTCATACAGGCGAGTCATCAttagaattaaataaacaaaaattaatattgAATCTATTCACACAAACTAAACAAGAAAGAGTTGATAAGCAGGTTTTATTAATTGCTAAATTAATATGTAATTTGGATATTTGAATTAAACGTAGTTAAACTGAccaacaaccaaccaatcaagTTGTCTTTGGTCTTCTATACAGCAACTACTAACAAAACTACAACTAGTTCTTGTATTGCTGCTCATAAACACGTTGTTTAGTCGttaacatgcaaaaaaataaacaaacagtaaTCACACCTTGCTTTCTGTGTTCTCTGGCGTCGAGTTGCTCCGTTGCTATAGAAACCGAACGCCACGCAACATCACGTGTGAAGCAGGTTAAAATACGTTCGTTAAACCAGGCTCCAGTCGCAAAGCCGTGATGTGTTCAAATCCGTGGGGAAAGCGTTTTTCATTAAGTTTCCTGTGATAAACATCACTTACATCTTTTTGCGACAGGGTTTTATCCTTATTATACGTTTATCCGATTTTAGATCTGACTGCGTCTGTCAGCCTTA
Encoded proteins:
- the cfap77 gene encoding cilia- and flagella-associated protein 77, with amino-acid sequence MSSPRLGVVRDSMLSNPRLIKAPLGQSRSRGLSGPGPDFTFGTSSDSRDGGVAEVLSRWRVQSQREASAQPVRPDFVSLNREAVRSGLVTSREMSQYRAQRGGARTFKPASHPQRARAPLVPDSTFGVPTRPPSPLSDLLSHQYGQRWLEEQWSRSQTINCRQQKVKAGSSADTRTTLLRRSKALPVTKTPFKMSRFSQVPPALDTFRDEEARRRAYRIPRSDSVQEESSGSANPQSGPDEETS